Proteins from a single region of Hermetia illucens chromosome 3, iHerIll2.2.curated.20191125, whole genome shotgun sequence:
- the LOC119651136 gene encoding chymotrypsin-like protease CTRL-1, translating into MYNFWLTLFILFHEVCWSNTLDDMSTRMVNGTKVALGVFPFVVVIEDQSGFPLCSGSLISPGHVLSAAHCFLSNLAGVFYVVAGDIVPARKPQDKAPSSKQILRVAKRMSR; encoded by the exons ATGTACAACTTTTGGTTGACTTTATTCATACTTTTCCATGAGGTTTGCTGGAGCAATACCCTAGATGACATGTCGACTCGAATGGTAAATGGGACGAAAGTAGCCCTCGGAGTGTTCCCGTTTGTAGTCGTAATCGAAGACCAAAGTGGATTTCCCCTTTGCTCAGGGTCTTTGATTAGCCCTGGGCATGTTTTGTCGGCTGCACACTGTTTCTTGAGTAATTTGGCTGGAGTGTTCTATGTTGTGGCAGGAGATATTGTCCCCGCAAGGAAGCCCCAGGATAAAGCACCTTCATCGAAGCAGATACTAAGAGTTGCCAAG CGAATGTCGCGTTGA